Part of the Kitasatospora sp. NBC_00374 genome is shown below.
TTCGTGGAGGGAGCGGTGGCCGCGGTGGTCACCGCCACCGCCGGCGGGGACCTCTCGGCCGTCCTGGACGCCGCCGAGGAGACCTTCCGCCAGCACAAGATCTGAGGCAGAACGGGCATTTGAGGAGCGATCGGCCACGCGGCGGACGGTGCGCCGCTAGCATCGGGTCAGTGCGCGGGGCGGGGAGGTTCCGTGCCCGATTTGGGGGGAGTCCCAGCCATGCGTGTGGTCGTGACCGGCGGGGCAGGTTTCATCGGCGCCAATCTCGCACGGGCCCTGCTGGCCCGCCCCGAGGTGACCGAGGTCCGGGTGGTCGACAACTTCGTCACCGGCCGGAAGTCCAACCTGGAGGGGGTCGACGTGACCCTCTTCGAAGGCACCATCCTGGACCGCGAGCTGCTGGACACCGCCTTCACCGGCGCCGACGCCGTGGTGCACCTGGCCGCGCTGCCGTCCGTGCCGCGCTCGGTGGCCGACCCGCTGGCCAGCCACCACGCCAACGCCACCGGCACCCTGGAGGTCCTGGAGGCGGCCCGCCGGGCCGGCGGCCTGTACGTGGCGGCGGCCTCCTCGTCCTCGGTCTACGGGGCCAACCGGGAGCTGCCCAAGCGCGAGACCATGCGCACCGCCCCGATGAGCCCGTACGCGGTCAGCAAGCTGGCCACCGAGGCGTACCTGGGGGCGTTCCACCACTGCTACGGCCTGGGCGTGCTGCCGCTGCGGTTCTTCAACGTCTTCGGCCCGCTGCAGCCCGCCGGCCACGCGTACGCCGCCGTGGTGCCCGCCTTCCTGGACGCCGCGCTGGCCGGGCGTCCGGTGACGGTGCACGGTGACGGCGGCCAGAGCCGGGACTTCACCTACGTCGGCACGGTCACCCAGGTGATCACCGAGGCGGTGCTGCGCCGGGTGGTCCACCCGGACCCGGTGAACCTGGCCTTCGGCACCCGGACCAGCCTGCTGGAGCTGATCGGCGAGCTGGGCTCGGTGCTCGGCGCCGAGGTGCGGGCGGAGCACGTCGACCCCCGCCCGGGCGACGTCCGCGACTCGCAGGCGGACAACTCCCGGCTGCGCGAACTCTTCCCGGAGGTGGTGCCGGTGCCGCTGCGGGAGGGCCTGGAGCGCACCGCCGCGTGGTTCCGGACGCTCTGACCGGCACTCCGACGGCCCGTCGGCCCGGTCAGGCCGGCGGCCCCGCGTAGCCGAAGACGGTCTCGCCCTTGAAGTCGAGGGCGAGACCGATCCGTCGGGTGGTGTACTCGTCGAGCTCCGGCAGCGCGTCCTGGGCGAACCAGGCGACCGCCAGCGACTCGTCGTCGTTCACCCGGGCCTCGCCGGAGAGGTACCGGCAGCGGAAGGTCAGGTCCAGGTACTGGCAGCGGTCGCCGTTCGGGTACTCGATCATCGGTGAGACCGACACCATGGTCAGCCGCTCCGGCTCGACCAGCACGCCGGTCTCCTCCAGGCACTCCCGCACCACCCCGTCCGCGGGCTCCTCGCCCGGGTCGAGGATCCCGCCGACCAGGGCCCAGCGGCCGTCGTCCGCCCGGCGGCCGAGCAGCACCCGTCCGGCGTCGTCCAGGACGACGGCCGCGACGCCGGGGAGCCAGAGCGGACGGGTGCCGACGAGTGTGCGGAGTTCGGCGAGAAACGCGGGGATGGCCATGGCCACCGACCCTATCCCCCGCCCGGCCTCAGCCGCGCCGCATCGGACGGGCCGGGGAGCCGATCACCACCTCGCCGGGCGCCACGTCGCCGGTCACCACGGCCGCCGCGCCGACGAAGGCGGCCCGGCCCACCGTGCGGCCCTGCAGCACGACCGCGTTGCTGCCCACCGTGGTGTCGTCCGCCAGCAGCACCGAGCCGGAGACGTTCCCGCCCGGATAGACCGTCACCCGCTCGCCCAGGACGCTGTCGTGGCCCACCGTCGCGTTGTAGTGCACCTGGCTGTGCGCACCGAGCCGGACACCGCTGGAGACGTACGCGCCGCCCATGACCAGACAGCCGGGGCCGAGTTCGGTCTCCGGCGCGATCAGCGCCCGGGGGTGGACGAGGGTGGCGGGCACCCCGCCGAGGCCGTCCAGCAACCCGGCGAGGCGCCGGCGCACGCCCGGATCGGCGATCCCGATCAGATAGCGCGCTCGGGCGGGCAGCTCGGCGGGCGCCAGCACCGGCAGCCCGCGGACGGTCGTCCCCCGGGCCCGGTCGTCCAGGAACCCGGCCACCGGCACCCCGGCGGCCAGCGCCGTGTCCAGCGCCTCCCGGCCGACCCCGCCGGCCCCGGCGATCCACAACGGCTCGGCCGACCGCTCGGCCGACTGCTCACTCAACGATTCCTCCAGGGGCCTGCGGGCAGAAGGCGGGGCCGGCGCCCGCGGTGCGGGCACCGGCCCCGGTGGGACGGCGGAACGCGGTCAGGACGCTTCCTCGACCGCCCGGACGGGCTGGGTGGTGAGCCGGGACGCGGTCGCCTGCCGGGGCAGCACGACACGCTGGACCGGCAGCTCGGTCGGGGCCGGGAACCCGGGGTTGACGCCCCCTGCGGCGGTGATCCCCTGCGGGCGCAGCAGGACCTTCACCGTGCGGGCGAGGATCTTCAGGTCGAGCAGCAGCGACCGGTTGGCGATGTACCAGAGGTCGAGGTCGATCCGCTCCGGCCAGCTGATCGAGTTGCGGCCGCTGACCTGGGCCCAGCCGGTGAGGCCGGGCCGGACGGCGAGTCGGCCGCGCTGGCGCGGCGAGTAGTGGACGACCTGCTCGGGCAGGGTCGGCCGGGGGCCGATGATGCCCATGTCGCCGCGTGCGACGTTCCACAGCTGCGGCAGCTCGTCCAGACTGGTCTTGCGGAGCAGGGCGCCGATCCGGGTGATCCGGGGGGCGTCCTCCTCCTCGGTGAAACGTCTGTCCCGCATGGTACGGAACTTGAGGATCTGGAACTCCCTCCCGTCCCGGCCGGTGCGGGTCTGACGGAAGATGACCGGCCCGCCCATGGTGCAGCGGATCAGCAGTGCGATCACCAGGCCGAGCGGGACCGCGACGGCCCCGGCCAGTGAGGCGACGGCGAGATCCCCCACTCGCCGCGCTCCTCCCCCAACAGGCATGAATCCCCCAACGTTTGTGGTGCGACGGGTGTGCGGCTCAGCCGACCGACCAGGGCAGTCCGCGTGCTCTGGCCACGGCCGCGTAGGTCTCCAGGGAGACCCGGGCGACCGCCCGCTGGTCGAACTGGTCCAGGGCGCGGCGACGGGCCGCCTCGCCCAGCTGCTCGCGCAGGGTGGGCTCGGTGAGAAGCCGGCCCAGCGCTGTGGTGAGGGCCCCGGCGTCGCCGGGTGGTGCGAGCAGCAGGTGCTCGCCGTCGGTGCCGATCTCCCGGCACCCGCGGATGTCGCTGAGCACCATCGGCAGACCGCTGGCGGCGGCCTCCATGGCGGAGCGGGAGAACCCCTCCCGGTAGGAGGGGAGTACGAAGACGTCCAGGGCGGCGTAGAGCTCGGGCATGTCACTGCGGCTGCCCAGGAAGTCGATGCCGCTCTCGTCGCCGAGGGCGTCGGGCTTGTCCGGGTCCTCCGGGCCGATCCACACGAACCGGGCCTTGCCGGCCAGCGCGCGGGCGCTCTCGGCGTACTCGCGGATGCCCTTCTCGGCGACCCGGCGGCCGACGCCGCCGACCAGCAGCTCGCCGTCCTCGACGCCGAGTTCGGCGCGGATCCGGGCCCGGTCGGCGGGGTCGGCGGTGAACCGGGAGAGGTCGACGCCGTTGCCGACCACCCGGGAGCGCCGGCCGGGCACGGCCCGGGACAGGGTCGAGCGGTCCTCGCCGTTCTGGTACAGCTCGGCGTGCGAGAAGCGGGCCGCGAAGGCCTCCGCGCCGAGCACGAACGCCCGCTTGGCGAAGGGGTCGTGGGCCTGCGCCCAGAGGCCGTGGCAGGTGTTGACCACCACCGGCACCCGCGCCGCCCGGCCCAGCACCCGCCCGAGCACCCCGGTCTTGGGGTTGTGGGTGTGCAGCACGTCCGGCCGGATCCGGCGCAGTACCGCCAGCAGCTCCCGGCCGGCGGCCGCGTCAGCCTTCGGCTCCCAGGCCCGGGTGAGCGCGTGCAGTGGTTCGTGCCGGACGCCGATGGCCTCCAGCTGTGCCACGTACGGGCCGGGGGCGCTGATGCCGTAGGTCTCGAAGCCGGCCTCCAGGTCGACCTTGAGCTCGGTGGCCAGCAGCAGCTGGAGGCTCATGTCGACGGTGGTGAGGTGGGCGACCCGCAGGGGCCGGCCGCCGGGGCCGCGCAGGCGGGGGGCGGGGCTCTCAGGCACGGGCGCCCACCGCCTTCGCGGTGGCGACGATCCGGGCGTAGGCGCGCTCGGGGATCAGCCGGCCGTACAGCTTGGCGCGGAAGAAGTCGATCGGGTCCGTCCGGCGGACCGGGACCCGGCAGAACCGGGCCGGGTCGAAGCCCGGCAGGTTGCGGCCGACCTGCCCGGTGGCGGCCGTCCGGAACCGGGCCCGCAGGGCGGTCTCCATGTGCGGGACGGTGACACCCCAGGTGTAGGCGAAGTGCCGCGGCCGGGTGCCCAGGTGCTGCTCGACGTCGTCGTTGCAGGAGTCGAGCTCGGCGGTGGTGAGCAGCTCCGGACGGGCGTGGGTACGGGTGTGGTTGGCGACCGTGCACAGGCCCGAGTCGGTCATCTCCTTCAGCTGCTCCCAGCTGAGGCCGCGGCCGCTCTCGCCCTTCGCGGTGGAGCCCTCCCAGCGCATCTCGCCGCCGACCTGACCGCTGGTCAGGTAGACGGTGAAGGGCAGGGCCCGCTCCTTGAGCAGCGGCCAGGCGTTCTCGTACACGTCGGCGAAGCCGTCGTCGAAGGTGAGCACGGTGCCGGGGGTGCGGCGGCCGGCGTCGAGGCGGTCGGCGGCCTCGTCCAGGGAGATCACCCGGCCGGGCGGCAGCTCGGCGAGCAGGTCGACCTGGGCGGCGAAGTCCGTGGTGGCGACGTCGAGTTCGTCGCCGGTGCCACCGCCGATCCGGTGGTAGATGAGGACCGTGGCGCCCTCTCCGGGGACGCGGCCGGCGGCGCGGGCGAGCTGTTGCTTGACCTGCGCCCTGATGCCTGAGGCTGCCGCGGGCGCCGCGGTGGTGCTCATCGTTCCCCCCTCTGCGGCACCCTCCCCGGCGCCGGCAAGCGGACTCTCGCCCGGCCACAGCAGTCGCTGGAGCCGACGGGACCCACAGTAGGGGGAAATATGGGGCTGCTGCCCGGGAAATGTGAAAGAAGAGGGTAGGTAGGCCGAAAATCAGCCGGTCCGACCGGTCATGTCCAGATCTTGGACGTTTGCGACCACCCGAAGGCGAGCCCTCAGAGGGCGGCGCCGCGCCGCGGACGGAAGCGGGCGAGGGCCGCCCGGCCGAGCATCAGCAGGCCGGCCGCCAGGCAGCCCGCCACGGCCATCGCCCAGGCCGGCCCCTCGGTGTCGGGGACCACCACGGCCACCAGGATGCCGAACACGAGGCAGGCCGCGCCGGCCAGGACGAGCAGGACCTGGTGATGGCGGTGCTGGCGGTGCGCCCGGGGTGTGGCCGGCTGGTGACTTCGAGTGTCTGCCATACCTTCCACGGTAACCCGACCGGACTCCGGCGGCACAGCAGCCGGGTAGCGCCGGGTACGCCCCCGGCGCGCCCCCCGCAACGGTCGAGCGCGCCCCGCGAAAAGTCGCCGTCCGCCGTACAACCATCCTTGGGTGTCGGCGGTCTCCACTACATTGAGCGATCCAGGAGCCGTCCGTGGCATGGGTTGGGAGTCCCCGCCGCGGACCGGATCACCCGGGGGCGGAGCCGCCGTGCCCGGGGTCGGAGGCCGGGCTCCGCCTTCCGACGGTACCGCCACGCCGCACCGGCGACCGAGGGGGGAACCGTGCCGCACTCCGAGACCACGACCATCAGTACCCCAGCACCGCCCGCCGCTCCCGTCGCGCCGCCCGCGCCGGCCGACGCCCGGGGCAGCTGGCTCAGGTTCTCACCGGCCCAGCCGCTGTTCCGGGCCCGGGCCGCCCAGCGGCTGGCCGTGCTCGCGTACCACGGAGTGACCGACCCCCGGTCCTTCGGCGCCCAGCTGGACCGGCTGCGCCGGCTGGCCACCCCGGTCTCGCTGGCCGCCGTGGAGCAGGCCGTCGCCCAGGGCCGTCCGCTGCCGCCGCGCAGCGTTCTGATCACCTTCGACGACACCGACCGCACCGTCCTGACCCACGCCCTGCCGGCCCTGGCCGCCCGGCGGATCCCGGCCGCCGCCTTCGTGATCGCCGAGCTGATCGGCACCGACCAGCCGTTCTGGTGGCACGAGGCGGCCTTCCTCGCCCGGCACGGCGGCCGGGCCCGGCTGGTGCCCACCGGCCGGCCCGCCGAACTGCTGGCCCGGCTCAAGGCACTGCCCGATCCGGACCGCCGGCGCAGCCTGCACGAGCTGCGGGTCAGCGCCCACCGCCGCCCGCCGCGGCAGGAGCAGCTCTGCCCGGAGGACCTGCGGGCGCTGCGGGCCGGCGGCGTGGCGATCGGCAACCACACGTTGGGGCACCCTTCGCTGGGCCGCTGCGACGACGC
Proteins encoded:
- a CDS encoding NUDIX domain-containing protein: MAIPAFLAELRTLVGTRPLWLPGVAAVVLDDAGRVLLGRRADDGRWALVGGILDPGEEPADGVVRECLEETGVLVEPERLTMVSVSPMIEYPNGDRCQYLDLTFRCRYLSGEARVNDDESLAVAWFAQDALPELDEYTTRRIGLALDFKGETVFGYAGPPA
- a CDS encoding glycosyltransferase family 4 protein, whose amino-acid sequence is MPESPAPRLRGPGGRPLRVAHLTTVDMSLQLLLATELKVDLEAGFETYGISAPGPYVAQLEAIGVRHEPLHALTRAWEPKADAAAGRELLAVLRRIRPDVLHTHNPKTGVLGRVLGRAARVPVVVNTCHGLWAQAHDPFAKRAFVLGAEAFAARFSHAELYQNGEDRSTLSRAVPGRRSRVVGNGVDLSRFTADPADRARIRAELGVEDGELLVGGVGRRVAEKGIREYAESARALAGKARFVWIGPEDPDKPDALGDESGIDFLGSRSDMPELYAALDVFVLPSYREGFSRSAMEAAASGLPMVLSDIRGCREIGTDGEHLLLAPPGDAGALTTALGRLLTEPTLREQLGEAARRRALDQFDQRAVARVSLETYAAVARARGLPWSVG
- a CDS encoding sugar transferase; amino-acid sequence: MGDLAVASLAGAVAVPLGLVIALLIRCTMGGPVIFRQTRTGRDGREFQILKFRTMRDRRFTEEEDAPRITRIGALLRKTSLDELPQLWNVARGDMGIIGPRPTLPEQVVHYSPRQRGRLAVRPGLTGWAQVSGRNSISWPERIDLDLWYIANRSLLLDLKILARTVKVLLRPQGITAAGGVNPGFPAPTELPVQRVVLPRQATASRLTTQPVRAVEEAS
- a CDS encoding polysaccharide deacetylase family protein — its product is MPHSETTTISTPAPPAAPVAPPAPADARGSWLRFSPAQPLFRARAAQRLAVLAYHGVTDPRSFGAQLDRLRRLATPVSLAAVEQAVAQGRPLPPRSVLITFDDTDRTVLTHALPALAARRIPAAAFVIAELIGTDQPFWWHEAAFLARHGGRARLVPTGRPAELLARLKALPDPDRRRSLHELRVSAHRRPPRQEQLCPEDLRALRAGGVAIGNHTLGHPSLGRCDDATVHSEIAGAHLALDKWLGEAPTAFAYPDGGYDPRADAALRQLGYRLGFLSDHRLGPRLPAHPLRISRLQVDSTTSTRRFDTILSGLEPALQRWRGAAV
- a CDS encoding NAD-dependent epimerase/dehydratase family protein, translating into MRVVVTGGAGFIGANLARALLARPEVTEVRVVDNFVTGRKSNLEGVDVTLFEGTILDRELLDTAFTGADAVVHLAALPSVPRSVADPLASHHANATGTLEVLEAARRAGGLYVAAASSSSVYGANRELPKRETMRTAPMSPYAVSKLATEAYLGAFHHCYGLGVLPLRFFNVFGPLQPAGHAYAAVVPAFLDAALAGRPVTVHGDGGQSRDFTYVGTVTQVITEAVLRRVVHPDPVNLAFGTRTSLLELIGELGSVLGAEVRAEHVDPRPGDVRDSQADNSRLRELFPEVVPVPLREGLERTAAWFRTL
- a CDS encoding NeuD/PglB/VioB family sugar acetyltransferase, whose translation is MSEQSAERSAEPLWIAGAGGVGREALDTALAAGVPVAGFLDDRARGTTVRGLPVLAPAELPARARYLIGIADPGVRRRLAGLLDGLGGVPATLVHPRALIAPETELGPGCLVMGGAYVSSGVRLGAHSQVHYNATVGHDSVLGERVTVYPGGNVSGSVLLADDTTVGSNAVVLQGRTVGRAAFVGAAAVVTGDVAPGEVVIGSPARPMRRG
- a CDS encoding polysaccharide deacetylase family protein encodes the protein MSTTAAPAAASGIRAQVKQQLARAAGRVPGEGATVLIYHRIGGGTGDELDVATTDFAAQVDLLAELPPGRVISLDEAADRLDAGRRTPGTVLTFDDGFADVYENAWPLLKERALPFTVYLTSGQVGGEMRWEGSTAKGESGRGLSWEQLKEMTDSGLCTVANHTRTHARPELLTTAELDSCNDDVEQHLGTRPRHFAYTWGVTVPHMETALRARFRTAATGQVGRNLPGFDPARFCRVPVRRTDPIDFFRAKLYGRLIPERAYARIVATAKAVGARA